One region of Actinomycetota bacterium genomic DNA includes:
- a CDS encoding roadblock/LC7 domain-containing protein: protein MSDTKAHRLAAALDEFIRSSPDVEAAAVVSFDGLPMASALPPEMEEDRLGAMSAALLSLGEQAAIGLGRGQLNQVFVEGEHGFVFLMSAKDEAVLAAVARRTAKIGFMLFEMRRAAARIGDLLMEGRGDTDVYPDVPDTAAEAAWQ, encoded by the coding sequence ATGTCGGACACCAAGGCGCACCGTCTCGCGGCGGCCCTCGACGAGTTCATCCGCAGCTCACCGGACGTCGAGGCTGCGGCGGTGGTCTCGTTCGACGGTCTTCCGATGGCGAGCGCACTGCCGCCCGAGATGGAGGAGGACCGGCTCGGGGCGATGTCCGCCGCCCTGCTCTCGCTCGGGGAACAGGCGGCGATCGGCCTGGGACGCGGTCAGCTGAACCAGGTGTTCGTCGAGGGCGAGCACGGGTTCGTGTTCCTCATGTCGGCCAAGGACGAGGCCGTCCTCGCGGCGGTGGCGCGCCGGACCGCCAAGATCGGCTTCATGCTCTTCGAGATGCGGCGTGCAGCCGCACGCATCGGAGACCTGCTCATGGAAGGACGCGGCGACACGGACGTCTACCCGGATGTGCCGGACACCGCCGCGGAAGCTGCCTGGCAGTGA
- a CDS encoding DUF4388 domain-containing protein — protein MLEGTLESFTLPDIFQLLAFTKKTGCLHLQRDSATGEVYFRDGQVYFAVSTTGRMALGKRLVGAGMVATDQLERALEKQQDDASRGRALRLGQILVKEGVLDAETLETFVREQVQDAVFDLMRWSNGSFQFDTEGEDAVIDEPTELAASVENLIMEGSRRLEEWHAVRKKIPSMDATVAIAPSPTEAGVEVSLKPEEWRLLTLVDGRRTVHDLVELAGQGQFATCKLLYGMVGAGMLEVRDVETEGPSSVAAMLQQQDLLRRVESGEPIDRAVAPPRGTTATVVGTESPDVDEEPETSEEPEVADVSDEVEEAPATGPEAADDSDVQVDEQPTVATADERPVTPQPLTAKPSAVRSNGGGSEESERLGTDPTIDADLVRRLIEGVRGL, from the coding sequence GTGCTCGAGGGGACGCTCGAGAGCTTCACCCTGCCGGACATCTTCCAACTGCTCGCCTTCACGAAGAAGACGGGGTGCCTGCACCTCCAGCGTGACAGCGCGACGGGAGAGGTCTACTTCCGCGACGGTCAGGTGTACTTCGCGGTCTCCACGACGGGGCGGATGGCCCTCGGGAAGCGGCTCGTCGGGGCGGGGATGGTCGCGACCGACCAGCTCGAGAGGGCGCTGGAGAAGCAGCAGGACGACGCCTCCCGCGGCCGCGCACTGCGGCTGGGCCAGATCCTCGTCAAGGAGGGCGTGCTCGACGCCGAGACGCTCGAGACGTTCGTCCGCGAGCAGGTCCAGGATGCCGTCTTCGACCTGATGCGGTGGTCGAACGGCAGCTTCCAGTTCGACACCGAGGGCGAGGACGCCGTGATCGACGAGCCGACCGAGCTCGCCGCGTCGGTCGAGAACCTCATCATGGAGGGCTCCCGCCGCCTCGAGGAGTGGCACGCCGTCCGCAAGAAGATCCCGTCGATGGATGCGACCGTGGCCATCGCCCCGTCGCCGACCGAGGCAGGCGTGGAGGTGAGCCTGAAGCCGGAGGAGTGGCGGCTACTCACCCTCGTGGACGGGCGGCGCACGGTCCACGATCTCGTCGAGCTCGCCGGGCAGGGCCAGTTCGCGACCTGCAAGCTGCTGTACGGCATGGTCGGTGCGGGGATGCTCGAGGTGCGCGACGTGGAGACCGAGGGGCCGTCATCGGTCGCTGCCATGCTCCAGCAACAGGATCTGCTGCGCCGCGTCGAGAGCGGTGAGCCGATCGACAGGGCAGTAGCGCCTCCTCGGGGCACGACAGCGACTGTGGTAGGAACCGAGTCGCCGGACGTCGACGAGGAACCCGAGACCTCCGAGGAGCCCGAGGTCGCGGACGTCTCCGACGAGGTCGAGGAGGCCCCGGCTACCGGACCCGAAGCTGCCGACGACTCGGATGTGCAGGTGGACGAGCAGCCCACGGTCGCGACAGCGGACGAACGGCCTGTCACGCCCCAGCCCCTCACCGCGAAGCCCTCCGCTGTGCGCAGCAACGGAGGCGGATCCGAGGAAAGCGAGCGCCTCGGTACCGACCCCACGATCGACGCCGATCTCGTGCGGCGCCTGATCGAGGGCGTCAGGGGGCTGTGA
- a CDS encoding replication-associated recombination protein A — protein sequence MRPRTFDELVGHEAVLASGRPIRTLLERGEPISLILWGPPGSGKTSVAHVVAGQLTAAWEQLSAVTAGVKDVREVIQRARDRLRANGRRTVLFLDEIHRFNKAQQDALLPVVEDGTLVLIGATTENPFFEVNAPLLSRCELVRLEALTDDDVRAIVAAALTDTERGLAGRAVVEPDAMDHLVALADGDARAALNTLELGVAASEQDRDGAGTVISLDALEAATRRLRYDRAADQHYDIVSAFIKSMRGTDPDAAVYYLLRMLEAGEDPRFIARRMVIFASEDVGLADDGALPTAVAAFEALDRVGLPEAEYNLVHAAIRLATAPKSASVKRAMKAGHAAVEEAGNAPVPAHLRDSHYPGAARLGHGTGYLYPHDHPEGYVAQQYLPDELVGRRLYDPSPYGDEGSVQERLARLWQRSTDEGGSTT from the coding sequence ATGCGGCCCCGGACCTTCGACGAGCTCGTCGGTCACGAGGCGGTGCTCGCGTCGGGACGCCCGATCCGGACGCTGCTCGAGCGGGGCGAGCCGATCAGCCTGATCCTCTGGGGCCCACCTGGCAGCGGCAAGACGTCGGTCGCCCACGTCGTCGCGGGCCAGCTCACCGCCGCCTGGGAGCAGCTCTCGGCCGTGACCGCGGGGGTCAAGGACGTGCGCGAGGTCATCCAGCGTGCTCGCGACCGGCTCCGGGCGAACGGTCGACGCACGGTGCTGTTCCTCGACGAGATCCACCGCTTCAACAAGGCCCAGCAGGACGCGCTGCTGCCAGTCGTGGAGGACGGCACGTTGGTGCTCATCGGAGCGACGACCGAGAACCCGTTCTTCGAGGTCAACGCCCCGCTGCTCTCGCGCTGCGAGCTGGTCCGACTGGAGGCACTGACGGACGACGACGTCCGCGCGATCGTGGCGGCTGCGCTGACCGACACCGAGCGCGGCCTCGCGGGCCGGGCCGTGGTCGAGCCCGACGCGATGGACCACCTCGTCGCACTCGCCGACGGCGACGCACGGGCCGCGCTCAACACCCTCGAGCTCGGCGTTGCCGCGAGCGAGCAGGATCGTGACGGCGCCGGGACCGTCATCTCGCTGGACGCGCTCGAAGCGGCGACCCGCCGCCTGCGCTACGACCGCGCCGCTGACCAGCACTACGACATCGTGTCCGCGTTCATCAAGTCGATGCGCGGCACCGACCCGGACGCCGCCGTCTACTACCTGCTGCGGATGCTCGAGGCGGGGGAGGACCCGCGCTTCATCGCCCGACGCATGGTCATCTTCGCCAGCGAGGACGTGGGGCTCGCTGACGACGGTGCACTGCCCACCGCCGTGGCCGCGTTCGAGGCGCTCGACCGGGTCGGCCTGCCCGAGGCGGAGTACAACCTCGTCCACGCGGCGATCCGGCTCGCCACCGCCCCGAAGTCCGCCAGCGTCAAGCGCGCCATGAAGGCGGGTCACGCCGCCGTGGAGGAGGCAGGGAACGCCCCGGTCCCCGCGCACCTGCGTGACAGCCACTACCCGGGCGCAGCTCGGCTCGGTCACGGCACGGGCTACCTCTATCCTCACGACCACCCCGAGGGCTACGTGGCACAGCAGTACCTGCCGGACGAGCTCGTCGGACGCAGGTTGTACGACCCGTCGCCCTACGGCGACGAGGGGTCGGTCCAGGAACGGTTGGCACGGCTCTGGCAGCGATCCACCGACGAGGGAGGGAGCACGACGTGA
- a CDS encoding DUF948 domain-containing protein gives MSGSDWAWIIAASFWGVLVIALSAVLMMLLRVLANVADMVKGITDQTVPLIGGLNETVSGINVELARVDAIVAGVQNITTTADSLVGVVHATLSNPLIKGAAYVAGITKAAKAMKD, from the coding sequence GTGAGCGGCTCGGACTGGGCGTGGATCATCGCAGCGAGCTTCTGGGGGGTGCTCGTCATCGCGCTGTCCGCCGTGCTGATGATGCTGCTGCGAGTGCTCGCGAACGTCGCGGACATGGTCAAGGGCATCACCGATCAGACGGTGCCGTTGATCGGCGGGCTCAACGAGACCGTCAGTGGCATCAACGTCGAGCTCGCTCGGGTCGACGCCATCGTGGCCGGGGTGCAGAACATCACGACGACGGCCGACTCGCTCGTTGGCGTCGTGCACGCCACGCTGTCGAACCCGCTCATCAAGGGAGCGGCGTACGTGGCCGGGATCACCAAGGCTGCCAAGGCGATGAAGGACTGA
- a CDS encoding S8 family serine peptidase, whose amino-acid sequence MLRRFALLALATGVVAATTPAPAAVPVAPDRTAGTVTAPTAADAAARAAVRALPRATAVNDADGDGIFDDLDASLTTAGVDERIGVIVVFRAGISGAEGATRVRAVAPDARLSRTFHLIAAVAGALTPAEIVAVAGLDEVRQIELDRVGAPELGTATHVMGADAAVDTLGISGDLDGVPSSVSATDVGVAVLDTGFQTSHQELDGSKLVAWYDAATGASQPSDDHGHGTHVANIAVGWGASPQHRGVAPGASLIGVRISGGGDTTSNAIAGYEWIVDHMAEFNVRVATISFGFGTATDGTTALELAVDATWDAGIVTFKSNGNGGPGNGTMTVPAAARGILAIGSLLDPFGAGAGSYGFTLSEFSSRGPTSDGRIKPDLTAPGDTIRAANAETTSGYVNKSGTSMASPFAAGTAALMVAADPSLAPDEVRELLFATAEDRGAEGADNDFGHGRIQVYEAVAAALAGAGQPVDGTPPDAPAQHTISGEMGTEVFTASFEVPEGAGGFPIGASILTDGTLLYAEILRPDGSAGMPARLAPINTADRQHNYSFFPVEPGTYTLRAIATPGSTITGDISHP is encoded by the coding sequence GTGCTGCGCCGCTTCGCACTGCTCGCACTCGCCACCGGCGTGGTGGCCGCCACCACCCCGGCGCCGGCCGCGGTGCCAGTCGCCCCGGACCGGACCGCCGGGACGGTCACGGCCCCGACGGCTGCCGACGCCGCGGCCCGCGCTGCCGTGCGGGCGTTGCCGCGTGCGACCGCGGTCAACGACGCAGACGGAGACGGGATCTTCGACGACCTCGATGCTTCCCTTACCACGGCCGGCGTCGACGAGCGCATCGGCGTCATCGTCGTCTTCCGCGCGGGCATCTCGGGGGCGGAGGGCGCGACGCGTGTCCGAGCGGTCGCTCCCGACGCTCGCCTGTCTCGCACGTTCCACCTGATCGCGGCGGTGGCCGGGGCGCTGACACCTGCGGAGATCGTGGCCGTCGCGGGGCTTGACGAGGTACGGCAGATCGAGCTCGACCGCGTCGGCGCCCCCGAGCTCGGCACCGCGACCCACGTGATGGGTGCTGACGCCGCGGTCGACACGCTCGGGATCTCCGGTGACCTGGATGGCGTGCCGAGCAGCGTCTCGGCGACCGACGTCGGCGTGGCCGTGCTCGACACCGGGTTCCAAACGAGCCATCAGGAACTCGACGGCTCCAAGCTGGTCGCGTGGTACGACGCGGCCACCGGGGCCAGTCAACCGTCCGACGACCATGGGCACGGCACCCACGTCGCCAACATCGCGGTCGGCTGGGGCGCGAGCCCCCAGCACCGCGGCGTCGCCCCGGGGGCGTCGTTGATCGGCGTGCGCATCAGCGGAGGCGGCGACACGACGTCGAACGCCATCGCCGGCTACGAGTGGATCGTCGACCACATGGCGGAGTTCAACGTCCGGGTGGCGACGATCAGCTTCGGGTTCGGTACCGCCACCGACGGGACGACCGCGCTGGAACTGGCGGTGGATGCGACCTGGGACGCAGGCATCGTGACGTTCAAGTCCAACGGCAACGGCGGCCCCGGCAACGGCACCATGACCGTCCCGGCCGCCGCCCGCGGGATCCTCGCCATCGGCAGTCTGCTCGACCCGTTCGGGGCGGGCGCTGGCTCGTACGGTTTCACGCTCAGCGAGTTCTCGAGCCGCGGCCCGACCTCGGACGGGCGCATCAAGCCCGACCTCACCGCGCCGGGCGACACCATCAGGGCCGCGAACGCCGAGACGACGTCGGGGTACGTCAACAAGAGCGGCACGAGCATGGCGTCTCCGTTCGCGGCAGGAACGGCGGCGTTGATGGTCGCGGCCGATCCGTCGCTCGCACCGGACGAGGTCCGTGAGCTGCTGTTCGCCACCGCCGAGGACCGTGGTGCCGAGGGCGCCGACAACGACTTCGGCCACGGCCGCATCCAGGTGTACGAGGCGGTGGCCGCGGCGCTCGCGGGCGCGGGCCAACCGGTGGACGGGACCCCACCGGACGCGCCGGCGCAGCACACCATCAGCGGCGAGATGGGGACCGAGGTCTTCACCGCCAGCTTCGAGGTGCCGGAGGGGGCGGGCGGCTTCCCGATCGGGGCGAGCATCCTCACCGACGGAACCCTGCTGTACGCGGAGATCCTGAGGCCCGACGGGTCAGCGGGCATGCCGGCGCGGCTCGCGCCCATCAACACGGCCGACCGCCAGCACAACTACAGCTTCTTCCCGGTGGAGCCCGGCACCTACACGCTCCGGGCCATCGCCACCCCCGGCAGCACCATCACCGGCGACATCAGCCACCCCTGA
- the alaS gene encoding alanine--tRNA ligase has product MDSVTVRETFLRFFEERDHQRFPSSSLIPNDPTLLLTTAGMVQFKPYMLGDAAPPHPRATSFQKVARTTDIENVGRTTRHLTFFEMLGNFSFGDYFKRQAIAWAWELSVEHYELDPDRIWATVYEDDDESEQLWLEETDVPAERIQRLGAEDNFWWMHVAGPGGPNTELYYDRGPEFGQEGGPAVDDERYFEFYNLVFMQFRLDDEGNILGDLPAQNVDTGMGLERMSMLKQGVPTIYDTDVLAPMLVLAQELTGHGYGEDDDADVSLRVIAEHARTSAFLIADGVLPSKEGRGYVLRRLLRRAVRHTRLLGTDEPVMEALANRVIDTMRPGYPELEGQRELVTRVAAAEEIEFTRTLRQGLGLLDEAIAAAGGPDGATLSGDTAFKLHDTFGFPIDLTSEIVAEAGLTLDRDRFEELMQEQRGRARAAMKRGGDGVPVEVYRDIAATVGATDFLGYEALRAEADLGAIVTPGGIVESATEGDEVEVVLPRTPFYAEGGGQVGDRGILETTTGRLEVIDTQEPIEGLIVHRARVVAGEVSAGQPLEARVDPGLRLATARSHSATHVLHASIKDILGSHAQQAGSLVEPGRLRFDFPHFEQVPRDRLVEIEEAVNRRVLDDPSVRTEILPIDEAKSAGAVANFGDKYGQIVRVVTIGDFSKELCGGTHVGSGATIGTVHVVREESIGANTRRLEALTGLDALRYVSRERLVAEEISRLLDVKTDEAVARVEGLLERLKSAERELAKVRSAGLSQQAKQLADEVDRTPDGLAVVTTRHDGVTMDELRQLALEIRGHLATKAVVIAGAAQDDGKAQLVAVVSDDLASAGIEARPILQPAAQVVGGGAGGKGDLAQAGGKGGEALDQALEVAADHARTAIRDA; this is encoded by the coding sequence TTGGACTCGGTCACCGTCCGCGAGACGTTCCTCCGCTTCTTCGAGGAGCGCGACCACCAGCGCTTCCCGTCGTCGTCGCTGATCCCCAACGACCCGACGTTGCTACTCACGACCGCCGGGATGGTGCAGTTCAAGCCGTACATGCTCGGCGACGCCGCCCCGCCCCACCCCCGTGCGACCAGCTTCCAGAAGGTCGCTCGCACCACCGACATCGAGAACGTGGGCAGGACCACCCGCCACCTCACGTTCTTCGAGATGCTGGGCAACTTCAGCTTCGGTGACTACTTCAAGCGTCAGGCGATCGCGTGGGCGTGGGAGCTGTCGGTCGAGCACTACGAGCTCGACCCTGACCGCATCTGGGCGACGGTGTACGAGGACGACGACGAGTCCGAGCAGCTGTGGCTCGAGGAGACCGACGTCCCCGCGGAGCGCATCCAACGTCTCGGTGCCGAGGACAACTTCTGGTGGATGCACGTCGCGGGTCCGGGCGGCCCCAACACCGAGCTGTACTACGACCGCGGCCCGGAGTTCGGCCAGGAGGGCGGGCCTGCCGTCGACGACGAGCGCTACTTCGAGTTCTACAACCTCGTCTTCATGCAGTTCCGACTCGACGATGAGGGCAACATCTTGGGTGACCTGCCGGCGCAGAACGTCGACACCGGCATGGGGCTCGAGCGCATGTCGATGCTGAAGCAGGGCGTGCCGACGATCTACGACACCGACGTGCTCGCCCCGATGCTCGTGCTCGCCCAGGAACTCACCGGCCACGGCTACGGCGAGGACGACGACGCCGACGTCAGCCTGCGTGTGATCGCCGAGCACGCGCGCACGTCGGCCTTCCTGATCGCCGACGGGGTCCTGCCCTCGAAGGAGGGCCGCGGTTACGTCCTGCGACGGTTGCTGCGCCGGGCGGTCCGTCACACGCGCCTCCTCGGCACCGACGAGCCCGTGATGGAGGCCCTGGCCAACCGCGTCATCGACACGATGCGCCCCGGCTACCCCGAGCTGGAAGGCCAACGCGAGCTGGTGACCCGGGTGGCCGCCGCGGAGGAGATCGAGTTCACCCGCACGCTGCGCCAAGGCCTGGGTCTGCTCGACGAGGCCATCGCGGCCGCGGGCGGTCCCGACGGCGCCACCCTCAGCGGCGACACCGCGTTCAAGCTCCACGACACGTTCGGCTTCCCCATCGACCTCACCAGCGAGATCGTGGCCGAAGCCGGGCTGACGCTCGACCGCGACCGGTTCGAGGAGCTCATGCAGGAGCAACGAGGGCGCGCTCGCGCGGCGATGAAGCGGGGCGGTGACGGGGTGCCGGTCGAGGTCTACCGCGACATCGCCGCGACGGTGGGTGCGACCGACTTCCTCGGCTACGAGGCCCTCCGGGCGGAGGCTGACCTGGGAGCGATCGTCACACCCGGGGGGATCGTCGAGTCGGCGACCGAGGGGGACGAGGTCGAGGTGGTCCTGCCGCGCACCCCCTTCTACGCCGAGGGTGGTGGCCAGGTAGGGGACCGCGGCATCCTCGAGACCACGACCGGCCGGCTCGAGGTCATCGACACGCAGGAGCCGATCGAGGGTCTGATCGTGCACCGCGCTCGCGTGGTAGCGGGCGAGGTCTCCGCCGGCCAGCCTCTCGAGGCGCGCGTCGATCCCGGACTGCGTCTGGCCACCGCGCGGTCGCACAGTGCGACGCACGTGCTCCACGCGAGCATCAAGGACATCCTGGGCTCGCACGCGCAGCAGGCCGGGTCGCTGGTCGAGCCGGGTCGGCTCCGCTTCGACTTCCCGCACTTCGAGCAGGTCCCGCGCGACCGTCTCGTCGAGATCGAGGAGGCCGTCAACCGCCGCGTGCTCGACGACCCCAGCGTGCGCACCGAGATCCTCCCGATCGACGAGGCCAAATCGGCGGGCGCGGTCGCCAACTTCGGGGACAAGTACGGCCAGATCGTGCGCGTCGTCACGATCGGCGACTTCTCCAAGGAACTCTGCGGCGGGACGCACGTCGGGTCCGGTGCCACCATCGGTACGGTCCACGTCGTCCGGGAGGAGTCCATCGGCGCCAACACGCGGCGTCTCGAGGCCCTCACCGGGCTCGATGCGCTGCGGTACGTCTCCCGCGAACGACTCGTCGCCGAGGAGATCAGCCGCCTCCTCGACGTGAAGACCGACGAGGCCGTCGCCCGTGTCGAGGGACTGCTCGAGCGCCTGAAGAGCGCCGAGCGCGAACTCGCCAAGGTGCGCTCGGCCGGCCTGTCGCAACAGGCGAAGCAGCTGGCGGACGAGGTGGACCGCACACCCGACGGACTCGCGGTCGTCACCACCCGCCACGACGGCGTCACGATGGACGAGCTCCGACAGCTCGCACTGGAGATCCGAGGTCACCTCGCGACCAAGGCGGTGGTGATCGCCGGTGCCGCGCAGGACGACGGCAAGGCCCAACTCGTCGCGGTCGTGTCGGACGATCTCGCCTCCGCCGGCATCGAGGCGCGACCCATCCTGCAGCCCGCTGCGCAGGTCGTCGGTGGCGGAGCGGGCGGCAAGGGCGATCTCGCGCAGGCCGGTGGCAAGGGTGGTGAGGCGCTCGACCAGGCGCTCGAGGTGGCGGCGGACCATGCCCGCACCGCCATCCGTGACGCGTGA
- the mltG gene encoding endolytic transglycosylase MltG translates to MALSRGSKIFLVIGVVVVLLVGGGLYYVSWLLRGESGPGEPVAVQVSSGATAATVGDLLQEEGVVRSALAFRLVARSRDLDDSLQAGTYDLETGMSVDEAIDALLGGPLARETFRFTVQEGLTVEQTLARLAEQSPYGVEEYRAVLDEGALSLPDWVPPLDDFGPDVREPYEGLLFPETYEMFAEATPQDVLQRMIDQLGQVVDTIPEEQVEAKAAAGYELYDGLVAASLIERETRIDEERPVVAGVIANRLEEGMPLQIDATCLYALGEHRERVLQADCEVESPYNTYLVQGLPPTPISGVGAASIRAFFAPEETAFLYYVLSADCSGRHEFSRTLDEHNQKVAEFRESDCAP, encoded by the coding sequence GTGGCACTCAGCCGGGGTTCGAAGATCTTCCTCGTCATCGGCGTCGTCGTCGTGCTCCTCGTGGGGGGCGGCCTGTACTACGTCAGCTGGCTCCTGCGTGGCGAGTCGGGTCCCGGTGAGCCGGTCGCGGTGCAGGTCAGCTCGGGCGCGACCGCCGCCACCGTGGGGGATCTGCTCCAGGAGGAGGGGGTCGTCCGGTCGGCGCTGGCGTTCCGCCTCGTGGCGCGCAGCCGTGATCTCGACGACAGCCTCCAGGCCGGGACCTACGACCTCGAGACCGGGATGAGCGTGGACGAGGCCATCGACGCCCTGCTCGGAGGCCCACTCGCACGGGAGACGTTCCGGTTCACGGTCCAGGAGGGCTTGACGGTGGAGCAGACCCTCGCGCGGCTCGCCGAGCAGTCGCCCTACGGCGTCGAGGAGTACCGCGCCGTCCTCGACGAGGGCGCGTTGAGTCTCCCGGACTGGGTACCGCCCCTCGATGACTTCGGTCCCGACGTCCGCGAGCCCTACGAGGGTCTGCTGTTCCCTGAGACCTACGAGATGTTCGCCGAGGCGACCCCCCAGGACGTCCTCCAGCGGATGATCGACCAGCTCGGCCAGGTGGTCGACACGATCCCGGAGGAGCAGGTCGAGGCGAAGGCCGCGGCCGGCTACGAGCTCTACGACGGGTTGGTCGCCGCGAGCCTCATCGAGCGCGAGACCCGGATCGACGAGGAACGCCCCGTGGTCGCGGGCGTCATCGCGAACCGGCTCGAGGAGGGGATGCCGCTGCAGATCGACGCGACCTGCCTCTACGCGCTGGGCGAGCATCGGGAACGCGTCCTGCAGGCCGACTGCGAGGTGGAGTCGCCGTACAACACCTACCTGGTCCAGGGTCTGCCTCCGACGCCCATCTCCGGGGTCGGGGCGGCCTCCATCCGGGCGTTCTTCGCCCCCGAGGAGACCGCGTTCCTCTACTACGTGCTGTCGGCGGACTGCTCGGGGCGGCACGAGTTCTCCCGGACCCTCGACGAGCACAACCAGAAGGTCGCGGAGTTCCGCGAGAGCGACTGCGCCCCGTGA
- the aroE gene encoding shikimate dehydrogenase, with protein MTLRATASTRLVALLGWPARHSVSPAMHNAAFEEQGLDLVYLALPTPPDRLRTVVDALAAVGAVGANVTVPHKGTVLRLCDEVTDEAELVGAVNTLVWTTEGLLGDNTDARGLHQVLSEELGLRSRLRTVILGTGGGARAVAVALGRMAADVTVAGRDGDAAADVAALAGEAGADAWSSTALADSTEVERVVAAADLVINATPLGMRSERLPEPFHELRNHQVAYDLVYNPPETPFLADARAAGAEAHHGLGMLIAQAALSYRRWTGREAPAATLSAAALAALSPR; from the coding sequence GTGACGTTGCGCGCGACGGCCTCGACGCGCCTCGTCGCACTCCTGGGGTGGCCCGCGCGTCACTCGGTCAGCCCGGCGATGCACAACGCCGCGTTCGAGGAGCAGGGTCTCGACCTGGTCTACCTGGCCCTGCCGACCCCTCCGGACCGTCTCCGCACGGTCGTCGACGCGCTCGCGGCGGTGGGCGCGGTGGGTGCCAACGTCACCGTGCCGCACAAGGGCACCGTGCTGCGGCTGTGCGACGAGGTCACCGACGAGGCGGAGCTGGTCGGGGCGGTCAACACCCTGGTCTGGACCACGGAGGGGCTGCTGGGGGACAACACCGACGCGCGCGGCCTGCACCAGGTCCTCAGCGAGGAGCTGGGGCTCCGCAGCCGCCTGCGCACGGTGATCCTGGGTACCGGGGGCGGGGCGCGCGCGGTCGCCGTCGCGCTCGGACGCATGGCGGCGGACGTCACCGTCGCCGGCCGGGACGGCGACGCGGCAGCGGACGTCGCCGCGCTGGCGGGAGAGGCCGGAGCGGACGCCTGGTCGAGCACCGCGCTGGCCGACAGCACCGAGGTCGAGCGGGTGGTGGCCGCCGCCGACCTGGTCATCAACGCGACCCCGCTCGGGATGCGCTCGGAGCGGCTTCCCGAGCCGTTCCACGAGCTGCGCAACCACCAGGTCGCCTACGACCTGGTCTACAACCCGCCCGAGACGCCGTTCCTGGCCGATGCGCGGGCAGCAGGAGCCGAGGCGCACCACGGGCTCGGCATGCTGATCGCGCAGGCGGCCCTGTCCTACCGGCGGTGGACGGGGCGTGAGGCTCCGGCCGCCACGCTCTCGGCCGCCGCACTGGCTGCCCTCTCGCCGCGCTAG
- a CDS encoding ATP/GTP-binding protein, protein MTRRTRRGNPRTVKVVVTGPFGAGKTTFIQTISEITVLSTERQVSDHTRKMKEQTTVAMDFGRITVAADLSIYLFGTPGQERFDFMWEILAEGMLGFVLMVDVQRDESLDEARRILEFFTDIAQVPFIVAANKVEGDAEGTVDEVRRRLEIPDGVEVVAVDARERDDVKMALVTLLHAVLRHLSGEPSEAAAPLAQEA, encoded by the coding sequence ATGACGCGACGCACCAGACGCGGCAACCCCCGGACCGTCAAGGTCGTGGTCACCGGGCCGTTCGGGGCGGGCAAGACGACCTTCATCCAGACCATCTCCGAGATCACGGTCCTGTCGACCGAGCGACAGGTCAGCGATCACACGCGCAAGATGAAGGAGCAGACCACCGTCGCGATGGACTTCGGCCGCATCACCGTGGCGGCGGACCTGTCCATCTACCTGTTCGGCACCCCCGGCCAGGAACGCTTCGACTTCATGTGGGAGATCCTCGCCGAGGGCATGCTCGGTTTCGTGCTGATGGTGGACGTGCAGCGGGATGAGTCGCTCGACGAGGCCAGGCGCATCCTCGAGTTCTTCACCGATATCGCCCAGGTGCCCTTCATCGTCGCTGCCAACAAGGTCGAGGGCGACGCCGAAGGGACCGTCGACGAGGTCCGACGACGCCTCGAGATCCCCGATGGCGTGGAGGTCGTCGCGGTTGACGCGCGTGAGCGCGACGATGTCAAGATGGCCCTCGTGACCCTTCTGCACGCGGTCCTGCGTCACCTCAGCGGTGAACCGAGCGAAGCCGCGGCTCCGCTGGCGCAGGAGGCCTGA
- the ruvX gene encoding Holliday junction resolvase RuvX, protein MSGSVPPQGRVLGVDLGDVRIGLALTDPAQTVATPLDTLSVDPDDNAATIAAKLAEAADGQLAVGIVLGLPRTLEGREGPAAHRARDIADRLPEHLAVDLWDERFSTTEAERVMIEQGARRRERRRSIDRVAATLILQTWLDSRRHGRR, encoded by the coding sequence GTGAGCGGTTCCGTCCCACCTCAGGGCCGCGTCCTCGGCGTCGATCTCGGCGACGTCCGAATCGGTCTGGCGCTGACCGACCCGGCCCAGACCGTCGCGACGCCGCTCGACACGCTGTCGGTGGACCCCGACGACAACGCGGCCACCATCGCCGCGAAGCTGGCCGAGGCCGCGGACGGGCAGCTCGCCGTGGGCATCGTCCTGGGCCTACCGCGTACGCTGGAGGGTCGCGAGGGACCAGCGGCGCACCGGGCCCGCGACATCGCCGACCGGCTGCCCGAGCACCTCGCCGTGGACCTGTGGGACGAGCGGTTCAGCACCACCGAGGCGGAGCGCGTGATGATCGAGCAGGGTGCGCGGCGACGCGAACGGCGGCGTTCCATCGACCGCGTCGCTGCCACGCTGATCCTGCAGACGTGGCTTGACTCGCGCCGGCACGGGAGACGGTGA